In one Pseudoliparis swirei isolate HS2019 ecotype Mariana Trench chromosome 23, NWPU_hadal_v1, whole genome shotgun sequence genomic region, the following are encoded:
- the kat8 gene encoding histone acetyltransferase KAT8 isoform X3, whose translation MMTGGTEFHKSYSGGKDSEPRMDVDLDSSLMGSERGDLDGGVPAAGSSNGSGGEEDEAEAVGRLREARGSSSRRAPDGGEVFCGGREQEVSVEIGETYLCQRADKTWHTAEVIQSRLNEQEGREEFYVHYVGFNRRLDEWVGKARLALTKTVKDAVRKGAEIGIVGDLGGEQPERKITRNQKRKHDEINHVQKTYAEMDPTTAALEKEHEAITKVKYVDKIQIGNFEIDAWYFSPFPEDYGKQPKLWICEYCLKYMKYEKTFRHHLSHCQWKQPPGKEIYRRSNISVFEVDGRDHKIYCQNLCLLAKLFLDHKTLYFDVEPFIFYILTEVNKQGAHIVGYFSKEKESPDGNNVACILTLPPYQRRGYGKFLIAFSYELSKLESAVGSPEKPLSDLGKLSYRSYWSWVLLEILRDFRGTLSIKDLRWRDTHTHTRTHTHTHLPHPPLSVPSQMTSITQSDIISTLQSLNMVKYWKGQHVICVTPKLVEEHLKSAQYKKPPITAAAGEPSAGFSFCHKTLE comes from the exons ATGATGACCGGCGGGACCGAGTTTCACAAAAGCTACAGCGGCGGCAAGGACTCCGAGCCCCGGATGGACGTGGACCTGGACTCCAGTCTCATGGGGAGCGAGCGCGGGGACCTGGACGGCGGCGTCCCGGCGGCGGGCTCCTCTAACGGCAGCGgcggggaggaggacgaggcggAGGCCGTCGGCCGTTTGAGAGAAGCCAGGGGCTCGAGTAGTCGCCGCGCCCCGGACGGAGGCGAGGTGTTCTGCGGCGGCAGGGAGCAGGAGGTGTCTGTCGAAATCGGAGAGACGTATTTATGTCAACGAGCCGACAAGACATGGC ACACAGCGGAGGTCATCCAGTCCCGGCTGAACGAGCAGGAGGGACGGGAGGAGTTCTACGTCCACTACGTGGGAT TCAACAGGCGCCTCGACGAGTGGGTGGGCAAGGCCCGCCTGGCGCTCACCAAGACGGTGAAGGACGCGGTGAGGAAGGGCGCGGAGATCGGCATCGTGGGGGATCTGGGCGGCGAGCAGCCGGAGCGCAAGATCACCCGCAACCAGAAGCGCAAACACGACGAGATCAACCACGTGCAGAAG ACGTACGCGGAGATGGACCCGACGACGGCCGCCCTGGAGAAGGAGCACGAGGCG aTCACTAAAGTAAAATATGTCGATAAGATCCAGATCGGGAACTTTGAGATCGACGCCTGGTACTTCTCTCCGTTCCCTGAAGACTACGGCAAGCAGCCCAAGCTGTGGATCTGCGAGTACTGCCTCAAGTACATGAAGTACGAGAAGACCTTCAGACACCACCTG TCCCACTGCCAGTGGAAACAGCCTCCGGGCAAAGAGATCTACCGGAGGAGCAACATCTCTGTGTTCGAGGTGGACGGGCGGGACCACaag ATCTACTGTCAAAATCTTTGTCTTCTAGCCAAACTGTTCCTGGACCACAAGACGCTTTATTTTGACGTGGAGCCGTTTATCTTCTACATCCTGACGGAGGTCAACAAGCAGGGGGCGCACATCGTGGGCTACTTCTCCAAA GAGAAGGAGTCTCCAGACGGGAACAACGTGGCGTGTATTCTCACGCTGCCTCCGTACCAACGCAGAGGCTACGGGAAGTTCCTCATCGCCTTTA GTTACGAGCTGTCGAAGCTGGAGAGCGCAGTCGGCTCTCCCGAGAAGCCGCTGTCGGATCTGGGAAAGCTGAGCTACAGGAGCtactggtcctgggtcctgctggagatcctgagggacttcAGGGGGACGCTGTCCATCAAAGACCTCAGgtggagagacacacatacacacactcgcacacacacacatacacacctccctcacccccccctgtctgtcccCAGCCAGATGACCAGCATCACGCAGAGTGACATCATCAGCACGCTGCAGTCGCTCAACATGGTGAAGTACTGGAAAGGTCAGCATGTGATCTGTGTGACGCCCAAACTGGTGGAGGAGCACCTGAAGAGCGCCCAGTACAAGAAGCCACCCATCACTG CTGCAGCTGGTGAACCCTCAGCCGGCTTTTCCTTTTGCCATAAAACCCTCGAAT AA
- the kat8 gene encoding histone acetyltransferase KAT8 isoform X4, with amino-acid sequence MMTGGTEFHKSYSGGKDSEPRMDVDLDSSLMGSERGDLDGGVPAAGSSNGSGGEEDEAEAVGRLREARGSSSRRAPDGGEVFCGGREQEVSVEIGETYLCQRADKTWHTAEVIQSRLNEQEGREEFYVHYVGFNRRLDEWVGKARLALTKTVKDAVRKGAEIGIVGDLGGEQPERKITRNQKRKHDEINHVQKTYAEMDPTTAALEKEHEAITKVKYVDKIQIGNFEIDAWYFSPFPEDYGKQPKLWICEYCLKYMKYEKTFRHHLSHCQWKQPPGKEIYRRSNISVFEVDGRDHKIYCQNLCLLAKLFLDHKTLYFDVEPFIFYILTEVNKQGAHIVGYFSKEKESPDGNNVACILTLPPYQRRGYGKFLIAFSYELSKLESAVGSPEKPLSDLGKLSYRSYWSWVLLEILRDFRGTLSIKDLSQMTSITQSDIISTLQSLNMVKYWKGQHVICVTPKLVEEHLKSAQYKKPPITAAAGEPSAGFSFCHKTLELDTMCLKWAPPKNKQVKMSKK; translated from the exons ATGATGACCGGCGGGACCGAGTTTCACAAAAGCTACAGCGGCGGCAAGGACTCCGAGCCCCGGATGGACGTGGACCTGGACTCCAGTCTCATGGGGAGCGAGCGCGGGGACCTGGACGGCGGCGTCCCGGCGGCGGGCTCCTCTAACGGCAGCGgcggggaggaggacgaggcggAGGCCGTCGGCCGTTTGAGAGAAGCCAGGGGCTCGAGTAGTCGCCGCGCCCCGGACGGAGGCGAGGTGTTCTGCGGCGGCAGGGAGCAGGAGGTGTCTGTCGAAATCGGAGAGACGTATTTATGTCAACGAGCCGACAAGACATGGC ACACAGCGGAGGTCATCCAGTCCCGGCTGAACGAGCAGGAGGGACGGGAGGAGTTCTACGTCCACTACGTGGGAT TCAACAGGCGCCTCGACGAGTGGGTGGGCAAGGCCCGCCTGGCGCTCACCAAGACGGTGAAGGACGCGGTGAGGAAGGGCGCGGAGATCGGCATCGTGGGGGATCTGGGCGGCGAGCAGCCGGAGCGCAAGATCACCCGCAACCAGAAGCGCAAACACGACGAGATCAACCACGTGCAGAAG ACGTACGCGGAGATGGACCCGACGACGGCCGCCCTGGAGAAGGAGCACGAGGCG aTCACTAAAGTAAAATATGTCGATAAGATCCAGATCGGGAACTTTGAGATCGACGCCTGGTACTTCTCTCCGTTCCCTGAAGACTACGGCAAGCAGCCCAAGCTGTGGATCTGCGAGTACTGCCTCAAGTACATGAAGTACGAGAAGACCTTCAGACACCACCTG TCCCACTGCCAGTGGAAACAGCCTCCGGGCAAAGAGATCTACCGGAGGAGCAACATCTCTGTGTTCGAGGTGGACGGGCGGGACCACaag ATCTACTGTCAAAATCTTTGTCTTCTAGCCAAACTGTTCCTGGACCACAAGACGCTTTATTTTGACGTGGAGCCGTTTATCTTCTACATCCTGACGGAGGTCAACAAGCAGGGGGCGCACATCGTGGGCTACTTCTCCAAA GAGAAGGAGTCTCCAGACGGGAACAACGTGGCGTGTATTCTCACGCTGCCTCCGTACCAACGCAGAGGCTACGGGAAGTTCCTCATCGCCTTTA GTTACGAGCTGTCGAAGCTGGAGAGCGCAGTCGGCTCTCCCGAGAAGCCGCTGTCGGATCTGGGAAAGCTGAGCTACAGGAGCtactggtcctgggtcctgctggagatcctgagggacttcAGGGGGACGCTGTCCATCAAAGACCTCAG CCAGATGACCAGCATCACGCAGAGTGACATCATCAGCACGCTGCAGTCGCTCAACATGGTGAAGTACTGGAAAGGTCAGCATGTGATCTGTGTGACGCCCAAACTGGTGGAGGAGCACCTGAAGAGCGCCCAGTACAAGAAGCCACCCATCACTG CTGCAGCTGGTGAACCCTCAGCCGGCTTTTCCTTTTGCCATAAAACCCTCGAAT TGGACACTATGTGTTTGAAGTGGGCGCCacccaaaaacaaacaagtcaAGATGTCCAAGAAGTGA
- the kat8 gene encoding histone acetyltransferase KAT8 isoform X5: MMTGGTEFHKSYSGGKDSEPRMDVDLDSSLMGSERGDLDGGVPAAGSSNGSGGEEDEAEAVGRLREARGSSSRRAPDGGEVFCGGREQEVSVEIGETYLCQRADKTWHTAEVIQSRLNEQEGREEFYVHYVGFNRRLDEWVGKARLALTKTVKDAVRKGAEIGIVGDLGGEQPERKITRNQKRKHDEINHVQKTYAEMDPTTAALEKEHEAITKVKYVDKIQIGNFEIDAWYFSPFPEDYGKQPKLWICEYCLKYMKYEKTFRHHLSHCQWKQPPGKEIYRRSNISVFEVDGRDHKIYCQNLCLLAKLFLDHKTLYFDVEPFIFYILTEVNKQGAHIVGYFSKEKESPDGNNVACILTLPPYQRRGYGKFLIAFSYELSKLESAVGSPEKPLSDLGKLSYRSYWSWVLLEILRDFRGTLSIKDLSQMTSITQSDIISTLQSLNMVKYWKGQHVICVTPKLVEEHLKSAQYKKPPITVDTMCLKWAPPKNKQVKMSKK; encoded by the exons ATGATGACCGGCGGGACCGAGTTTCACAAAAGCTACAGCGGCGGCAAGGACTCCGAGCCCCGGATGGACGTGGACCTGGACTCCAGTCTCATGGGGAGCGAGCGCGGGGACCTGGACGGCGGCGTCCCGGCGGCGGGCTCCTCTAACGGCAGCGgcggggaggaggacgaggcggAGGCCGTCGGCCGTTTGAGAGAAGCCAGGGGCTCGAGTAGTCGCCGCGCCCCGGACGGAGGCGAGGTGTTCTGCGGCGGCAGGGAGCAGGAGGTGTCTGTCGAAATCGGAGAGACGTATTTATGTCAACGAGCCGACAAGACATGGC ACACAGCGGAGGTCATCCAGTCCCGGCTGAACGAGCAGGAGGGACGGGAGGAGTTCTACGTCCACTACGTGGGAT TCAACAGGCGCCTCGACGAGTGGGTGGGCAAGGCCCGCCTGGCGCTCACCAAGACGGTGAAGGACGCGGTGAGGAAGGGCGCGGAGATCGGCATCGTGGGGGATCTGGGCGGCGAGCAGCCGGAGCGCAAGATCACCCGCAACCAGAAGCGCAAACACGACGAGATCAACCACGTGCAGAAG ACGTACGCGGAGATGGACCCGACGACGGCCGCCCTGGAGAAGGAGCACGAGGCG aTCACTAAAGTAAAATATGTCGATAAGATCCAGATCGGGAACTTTGAGATCGACGCCTGGTACTTCTCTCCGTTCCCTGAAGACTACGGCAAGCAGCCCAAGCTGTGGATCTGCGAGTACTGCCTCAAGTACATGAAGTACGAGAAGACCTTCAGACACCACCTG TCCCACTGCCAGTGGAAACAGCCTCCGGGCAAAGAGATCTACCGGAGGAGCAACATCTCTGTGTTCGAGGTGGACGGGCGGGACCACaag ATCTACTGTCAAAATCTTTGTCTTCTAGCCAAACTGTTCCTGGACCACAAGACGCTTTATTTTGACGTGGAGCCGTTTATCTTCTACATCCTGACGGAGGTCAACAAGCAGGGGGCGCACATCGTGGGCTACTTCTCCAAA GAGAAGGAGTCTCCAGACGGGAACAACGTGGCGTGTATTCTCACGCTGCCTCCGTACCAACGCAGAGGCTACGGGAAGTTCCTCATCGCCTTTA GTTACGAGCTGTCGAAGCTGGAGAGCGCAGTCGGCTCTCCCGAGAAGCCGCTGTCGGATCTGGGAAAGCTGAGCTACAGGAGCtactggtcctgggtcctgctggagatcctgagggacttcAGGGGGACGCTGTCCATCAAAGACCTCAG CCAGATGACCAGCATCACGCAGAGTGACATCATCAGCACGCTGCAGTCGCTCAACATGGTGAAGTACTGGAAAGGTCAGCATGTGATCTGTGTGACGCCCAAACTGGTGGAGGAGCACCTGAAGAGCGCCCAGTACAAGAAGCCACCCATCACTG TGGACACTATGTGTTTGAAGTGGGCGCCacccaaaaacaaacaagtcaAGATGTCCAAGAAGTGA
- the kat8 gene encoding histone acetyltransferase KAT8 isoform X2: protein MMTGGTEFHKSYSGGKDSEPRMDVDLDSSLMGSERGDLDGGVPAAGSSNGSGGEEDEAEAVGRLREARGSSSRRAPDGGEVFCGGREQEVSVEIGETYLCQRADKTWHTAEVIQSRLNEQEGREEFYVHYVGFNRRLDEWVGKARLALTKTVKDAVRKGAEIGIVGDLGGEQPERKITRNQKRKHDEINHVQKTYAEMDPTTAALEKEHEAITKVKYVDKIQIGNFEIDAWYFSPFPEDYGKQPKLWICEYCLKYMKYEKTFRHHLSHCQWKQPPGKEIYRRSNISVFEVDGRDHKIYCQNLCLLAKLFLDHKTLYFDVEPFIFYILTEVNKQGAHIVGYFSKEKESPDGNNVACILTLPPYQRRGYGKFLIAFSYELSKLESAVGSPEKPLSDLGKLSYRSYWSWVLLEILRDFRGTLSIKDLRWRDTHTHTRTHTHTHLPHPPLSVPSQMTSITQSDIISTLQSLNMVKYWKGQHVICVTPKLVEEHLKSAQYKKPPITVDTMCLKWAPPKNKQVKMSKK from the exons ATGATGACCGGCGGGACCGAGTTTCACAAAAGCTACAGCGGCGGCAAGGACTCCGAGCCCCGGATGGACGTGGACCTGGACTCCAGTCTCATGGGGAGCGAGCGCGGGGACCTGGACGGCGGCGTCCCGGCGGCGGGCTCCTCTAACGGCAGCGgcggggaggaggacgaggcggAGGCCGTCGGCCGTTTGAGAGAAGCCAGGGGCTCGAGTAGTCGCCGCGCCCCGGACGGAGGCGAGGTGTTCTGCGGCGGCAGGGAGCAGGAGGTGTCTGTCGAAATCGGAGAGACGTATTTATGTCAACGAGCCGACAAGACATGGC ACACAGCGGAGGTCATCCAGTCCCGGCTGAACGAGCAGGAGGGACGGGAGGAGTTCTACGTCCACTACGTGGGAT TCAACAGGCGCCTCGACGAGTGGGTGGGCAAGGCCCGCCTGGCGCTCACCAAGACGGTGAAGGACGCGGTGAGGAAGGGCGCGGAGATCGGCATCGTGGGGGATCTGGGCGGCGAGCAGCCGGAGCGCAAGATCACCCGCAACCAGAAGCGCAAACACGACGAGATCAACCACGTGCAGAAG ACGTACGCGGAGATGGACCCGACGACGGCCGCCCTGGAGAAGGAGCACGAGGCG aTCACTAAAGTAAAATATGTCGATAAGATCCAGATCGGGAACTTTGAGATCGACGCCTGGTACTTCTCTCCGTTCCCTGAAGACTACGGCAAGCAGCCCAAGCTGTGGATCTGCGAGTACTGCCTCAAGTACATGAAGTACGAGAAGACCTTCAGACACCACCTG TCCCACTGCCAGTGGAAACAGCCTCCGGGCAAAGAGATCTACCGGAGGAGCAACATCTCTGTGTTCGAGGTGGACGGGCGGGACCACaag ATCTACTGTCAAAATCTTTGTCTTCTAGCCAAACTGTTCCTGGACCACAAGACGCTTTATTTTGACGTGGAGCCGTTTATCTTCTACATCCTGACGGAGGTCAACAAGCAGGGGGCGCACATCGTGGGCTACTTCTCCAAA GAGAAGGAGTCTCCAGACGGGAACAACGTGGCGTGTATTCTCACGCTGCCTCCGTACCAACGCAGAGGCTACGGGAAGTTCCTCATCGCCTTTA GTTACGAGCTGTCGAAGCTGGAGAGCGCAGTCGGCTCTCCCGAGAAGCCGCTGTCGGATCTGGGAAAGCTGAGCTACAGGAGCtactggtcctgggtcctgctggagatcctgagggacttcAGGGGGACGCTGTCCATCAAAGACCTCAGgtggagagacacacatacacacactcgcacacacacacatacacacctccctcacccccccctgtctgtcccCAGCCAGATGACCAGCATCACGCAGAGTGACATCATCAGCACGCTGCAGTCGCTCAACATGGTGAAGTACTGGAAAGGTCAGCATGTGATCTGTGTGACGCCCAAACTGGTGGAGGAGCACCTGAAGAGCGCCCAGTACAAGAAGCCACCCATCACTG TGGACACTATGTGTTTGAAGTGGGCGCCacccaaaaacaaacaagtcaAGATGTCCAAGAAGTGA
- the kat8 gene encoding histone acetyltransferase KAT8 isoform X1 — MMTGGTEFHKSYSGGKDSEPRMDVDLDSSLMGSERGDLDGGVPAAGSSNGSGGEEDEAEAVGRLREARGSSSRRAPDGGEVFCGGREQEVSVEIGETYLCQRADKTWHTAEVIQSRLNEQEGREEFYVHYVGFNRRLDEWVGKARLALTKTVKDAVRKGAEIGIVGDLGGEQPERKITRNQKRKHDEINHVQKTYAEMDPTTAALEKEHEAITKVKYVDKIQIGNFEIDAWYFSPFPEDYGKQPKLWICEYCLKYMKYEKTFRHHLSHCQWKQPPGKEIYRRSNISVFEVDGRDHKIYCQNLCLLAKLFLDHKTLYFDVEPFIFYILTEVNKQGAHIVGYFSKEKESPDGNNVACILTLPPYQRRGYGKFLIAFSYELSKLESAVGSPEKPLSDLGKLSYRSYWSWVLLEILRDFRGTLSIKDLRWRDTHTHTRTHTHTHLPHPPLSVPSQMTSITQSDIISTLQSLNMVKYWKGQHVICVTPKLVEEHLKSAQYKKPPITAAAGEPSAGFSFCHKTLELDTMCLKWAPPKNKQVKMSKK; from the exons ATGATGACCGGCGGGACCGAGTTTCACAAAAGCTACAGCGGCGGCAAGGACTCCGAGCCCCGGATGGACGTGGACCTGGACTCCAGTCTCATGGGGAGCGAGCGCGGGGACCTGGACGGCGGCGTCCCGGCGGCGGGCTCCTCTAACGGCAGCGgcggggaggaggacgaggcggAGGCCGTCGGCCGTTTGAGAGAAGCCAGGGGCTCGAGTAGTCGCCGCGCCCCGGACGGAGGCGAGGTGTTCTGCGGCGGCAGGGAGCAGGAGGTGTCTGTCGAAATCGGAGAGACGTATTTATGTCAACGAGCCGACAAGACATGGC ACACAGCGGAGGTCATCCAGTCCCGGCTGAACGAGCAGGAGGGACGGGAGGAGTTCTACGTCCACTACGTGGGAT TCAACAGGCGCCTCGACGAGTGGGTGGGCAAGGCCCGCCTGGCGCTCACCAAGACGGTGAAGGACGCGGTGAGGAAGGGCGCGGAGATCGGCATCGTGGGGGATCTGGGCGGCGAGCAGCCGGAGCGCAAGATCACCCGCAACCAGAAGCGCAAACACGACGAGATCAACCACGTGCAGAAG ACGTACGCGGAGATGGACCCGACGACGGCCGCCCTGGAGAAGGAGCACGAGGCG aTCACTAAAGTAAAATATGTCGATAAGATCCAGATCGGGAACTTTGAGATCGACGCCTGGTACTTCTCTCCGTTCCCTGAAGACTACGGCAAGCAGCCCAAGCTGTGGATCTGCGAGTACTGCCTCAAGTACATGAAGTACGAGAAGACCTTCAGACACCACCTG TCCCACTGCCAGTGGAAACAGCCTCCGGGCAAAGAGATCTACCGGAGGAGCAACATCTCTGTGTTCGAGGTGGACGGGCGGGACCACaag ATCTACTGTCAAAATCTTTGTCTTCTAGCCAAACTGTTCCTGGACCACAAGACGCTTTATTTTGACGTGGAGCCGTTTATCTTCTACATCCTGACGGAGGTCAACAAGCAGGGGGCGCACATCGTGGGCTACTTCTCCAAA GAGAAGGAGTCTCCAGACGGGAACAACGTGGCGTGTATTCTCACGCTGCCTCCGTACCAACGCAGAGGCTACGGGAAGTTCCTCATCGCCTTTA GTTACGAGCTGTCGAAGCTGGAGAGCGCAGTCGGCTCTCCCGAGAAGCCGCTGTCGGATCTGGGAAAGCTGAGCTACAGGAGCtactggtcctgggtcctgctggagatcctgagggacttcAGGGGGACGCTGTCCATCAAAGACCTCAGgtggagagacacacatacacacactcgcacacacacacatacacacctccctcacccccccctgtctgtcccCAGCCAGATGACCAGCATCACGCAGAGTGACATCATCAGCACGCTGCAGTCGCTCAACATGGTGAAGTACTGGAAAGGTCAGCATGTGATCTGTGTGACGCCCAAACTGGTGGAGGAGCACCTGAAGAGCGCCCAGTACAAGAAGCCACCCATCACTG CTGCAGCTGGTGAACCCTCAGCCGGCTTTTCCTTTTGCCATAAAACCCTCGAAT TGGACACTATGTGTTTGAAGTGGGCGCCacccaaaaacaaacaagtcaAGATGTCCAAGAAGTGA